A window of Patagioenas fasciata isolate bPatFas1 chromosome 5, bPatFas1.hap1, whole genome shotgun sequence contains these coding sequences:
- the AIP gene encoding AH receptor-interacting protein isoform X1 yields the protein MAQQVEQLRADGVYKEVLREGTGPLPDFRDGTKATFHYRTLRCGDEETPLDDSRTRGKPMELIVGKKFKLPVWEAALRTMRPGERARFRCDTKHVVLYPLVSKSLRNIAAGKDPLEGQRHCCSIAQLHDHCSLGYPDLDELQKNPQPLIFDIEVLKVEAPGSYQQDPWAMTDEEKLQAVPLIHKEGNELYRQGKVQEAAAKYYDAIACLKNLQMKEQPGSPDWIELDQKITPLLLNYCQCKLQCEEYYEVLDHCSSILNKYEDNVKAYFKRGKAHAAVWNVAEAQADFAKVLALDPSLRPVVSKELRSLEARLREKDAEDKVRFKGMFSQ from the exons ATGGCGCAGCAGGTCGAGCAGCTGCGGGCGGACGGCGTGTACAAGGAGGTGCTGCGGGAGGGCACCGGGCCGCTGCCCGACTTCCGCGACGGCACCAAG GCCACCTTCCACTACCGGACGCTGCGATGCGGGGACGAGGAGACGCCGCTGGACGACAGCCGGACGCGGGGGAAGCCCATGGAGCTGATCGTTGGGAAGAAGTTCAAGCTGCCGGTGTGGGAAGCGGCGCTGCGCACCATGCGGCCCGGCGAGCGCGCCCGCTTCCGCTGCGACACCAag caCGTCGTGCTCTACCCGCTGGTGTCCAAGAGCCTGCGCAACATCGCGGCAGGGAAAGACCCGCTGGAGGGGCAGCGGCACTGCTGCAGCATCGCCCAGCTGCATGACCACTGCTCCCTGGGCTACCCTGACCTCGATGAGCTCCAGAAGAACCCCCAGCCCCTTATTTTCGACATCGAAGTGCTCAAG GTGGAGGCACCCGGCTCCTACCAGCAAGACCCCTGGGCCATGACGGATGAGGAGAAGCTGCAGGCCGTACCCCTGATCCACAAGGAAGGCAACGAGCTGTACAGGCAGGGCAAGGTGCAGGAGGCGGCTGCCAAATACTACGATGCCATCGCCTGTCTCAAGAACCTGCAGATGAAG GAGCAGCCCGGCTCTCCGGACTGGATCGAGCTTGACCAGAAGATCACCCCTCTGCTGTTAAATTACTGCCAGTGCAAGCTGCAGTGCGAGGAGTACTATGAGGTGCTTGATCACTGCTCCTCCATCCTCAACAAATATGAAG ACAACGTGAAGGCGTATTTCAAGCGGGGGAAGGCCCACGcggcggtgtggaacgtggcggaggcgcaggccgACTTCGCCAAGGTGCTGGCCCTCGACCCCTCGCTCCGTCCTGTCGTCTCCAAGGAGCTGCGGAGCCTGGAAGCTCGGCTGCGGGAGAAGGACGCCGAGGACAAGGTCCGCTTCAAGGGCATGTTCTCGCAGTAG
- the AIP gene encoding AH receptor-interacting protein isoform X2, which yields MAQQVEQLRADGVYKEVLREGTGPLPDFRDGTKATFHYRTLRCGDEETPLDDSRTRGKPMELIVGKKFKLPVWEAALRTMRPGERARFRCDTKHVVLYPLVSKSLRNIAAGKDPLEGQRHCCSIAQLHDHCSLGYPDLDELQKNPQPLIFDIEVLKVEAPGSYQQDPWAMTDEEKLQAVPLIHKEGNELYRQGKVQEAAAKYYDAIACLKNLQMKEQPGSPDWIELDQKITPLLLNYCQCKLQCEEYYEVLDHCSSILNKQREGVFQAGEGPRGGVERGGGAGRLRQGAGPRPLAPSCRLQGAAEPGSSAAGEGRRGQGPLQGHVLAVEPVAAAESPALLEHVLLVIPHVECSWMFINV from the exons ATGGCGCAGCAGGTCGAGCAGCTGCGGGCGGACGGCGTGTACAAGGAGGTGCTGCGGGAGGGCACCGGGCCGCTGCCCGACTTCCGCGACGGCACCAAG GCCACCTTCCACTACCGGACGCTGCGATGCGGGGACGAGGAGACGCCGCTGGACGACAGCCGGACGCGGGGGAAGCCCATGGAGCTGATCGTTGGGAAGAAGTTCAAGCTGCCGGTGTGGGAAGCGGCGCTGCGCACCATGCGGCCCGGCGAGCGCGCCCGCTTCCGCTGCGACACCAag caCGTCGTGCTCTACCCGCTGGTGTCCAAGAGCCTGCGCAACATCGCGGCAGGGAAAGACCCGCTGGAGGGGCAGCGGCACTGCTGCAGCATCGCCCAGCTGCATGACCACTGCTCCCTGGGCTACCCTGACCTCGATGAGCTCCAGAAGAACCCCCAGCCCCTTATTTTCGACATCGAAGTGCTCAAG GTGGAGGCACCCGGCTCCTACCAGCAAGACCCCTGGGCCATGACGGATGAGGAGAAGCTGCAGGCCGTACCCCTGATCCACAAGGAAGGCAACGAGCTGTACAGGCAGGGCAAGGTGCAGGAGGCGGCTGCCAAATACTACGATGCCATCGCCTGTCTCAAGAACCTGCAGATGAAG GAGCAGCCCGGCTCTCCGGACTGGATCGAGCTTGACCAGAAGATCACCCCTCTGCTGTTAAATTACTGCCAGTGCAAGCTGCAGTGCGAGGAGTACTATGAGGTGCTTGATCACTGCTCCTCCATCCTCAACAA ACAACGTGAAGGCGTATTTCAAGCGGGGGAAGGCCCACGcggcggtgtggaacgtggcggaggcgcaggccgACTTCGCCAAGGTGCTGGCCCTCGACCCCTCGCTCCGTCCTGTCGTCTCCAAGGAGCTGCGGAGCCTGGAAGCTCGGCTGCGGGAGAAGGACGCCGAGGACAAGGTCCGCTTCAAGGGCATGTTCTCGCAGTAGAGCCCGTGGCCGCAGCGGAGAGCCCAGCGCTCTTGGAACATGTCCTTTTAGTTATTCCACATGTGGAATGTTCATGGATGTTTATTAATGTTTAA